The sequence below is a genomic window from Sorangiineae bacterium MSr12523.
CCGCGGCGCTTCTAGCTCGAAATGGATTCGATGTCGTGCTGTTGGAGCGAGAGCATTTCCCGCGGTATCATATTGGCGAGTCGCTGCTCGCTTCCTGTCTTTCGATATTGCGGCTCTCGGGCGCGTTCGACAAGGTTGCGGCGGCAGGGTTTCAAATCAAGCGCGGCTCGCTCATCCAATGGGAAAACGACGAATGGCTCCTGGACTGGCGCAAGCTGGTCGCCCCCGACGCGTGGTCCTGGCAGGTCGATCGGGCGACGTACGACGATATTCTGCTGCGAAACGCGGCGGAGCAGGGCGCCACCATCGTCGAAGGAGCCACGGTTCGCAGGGTGATCTTCGACGGAGATCGCCCGACGGCGGTCGAATGGATTCGGGACGATGACAAGGACGCCGTCCGGATGACGACATTCGACTTCCTCATCGATGCATCCGGTCGTGCAGGCGTGCTCGCCAAGCGGCACTTCGATATGCGCACCCCGCACGAGCTCTTTCAGAATGTGGGCATTTGGGGCTACTGGACGGGCAGCCGCCTTCTGCCGCACAGCCCCGAGGGCGCAATCAACATCGTTTCCACCGCCGATGGTTGGTATTGGATCATTCCCCTGGCCGGGGATCGGCGGAGTGTAGGCTTCGTGGCGCACAAGCGGCGCTTCATCGAGAATCGAGCACGCTACGGCTCGCTCGAGGACTACTACCTCGATTTGATGAAGGGGCACGACGGCGTGCGGGCCCTGCTCGAGGGTGCCCGTTTCGAGGGGCAGGTGCGCGTCGAGCAGGACTATTCCTATGTCTCGGAGCGGTTTTGCGGCCCCGGCTACGCGCTCATCGGGGACGCGGCATGCTTTCTCGACCCGCTGCTTTCGACGGGCGTTCATCTCGCGCAGTACAGCGCCATGGTGGGGTCCGCGGCGATTGCCACCTTACTGCGCGGCGAAATGCCCGAGCAGGAAGCGCTGGCCTTCTTCGATTACACGTACCGGCGCGCGTACTCGCGCATGCTGGTCCTGGTGGCGCGGATGTATCGCGAGTACATGGGTGCCGACGACTATTTTGGTCGGTCCGAACAACTCGTCCACGCCGAAGGCCGCGGAGAACGCCCCGTGCAGGCTTTCACCCAGATCATCACCGGTCTCACGGACGTCCGAGAGGCGTCCGGCACGTCGAGCCGGGTCACCACGGAGGCCATCGTCGAGGCCGCGCATGGCGCTAAGGATGAAACCGCGAAATCCTCCTTGTCGTACCTGTGTGGAATCGACATGTCACCGGTCTGGGACATCTGGCGTGATCCACTCGGGCCCGACACCGCCATGGGCAATATCCGCATCACCGCCGAACCACGATTGGGGCTTTATCGGGAGACAGCACCATGAGCGATTTCGCGGCCGTGCCATCGGTCAATCCGCGGGCGCTCATGGAGTTGAGCTCCGGTTTCTTCGCGGCCAAAACACTCGCCGCGGCGGTGGAGCTCAATCTGTTCGGCTTGCTGTCCGAACGCGGTGGTTTGACCATCGAGGAGCTCGCGAACGAGCGGGATATCCATCCGCGCCCGGCCGAGATGTTGCTGAGCGGTTGCGCGAGCCTGGGGCTTCTCGTCACGGACGGGCAGCGCTTCGTGAACTCGCCGCTCGCCGCGGAATACCTCGTGCCGGGCGGCCGATACTATTTCGGCGACTACATCACCATGCTCGATCAACGGGTTTATCCCGGATGGATGAAGCTCTCGGAAGGATTGCGGCGCAATGCGCCCACCACGTGGGATCCCCGCGAGCGACCCTCGCTCTTCGATCCCCGTGATCCGGATATGATGCGGACCTTCTGGCGAGGCATGCATTCGATGTCCGTGTTCACGGCACGGGCGCTCGGCGATGCTTACGACTTCACCCGTGTGCGGCGGCTGCTCGATATCGGGGGAGGCGGCGCGGCCTACACCATCGAGTTGTGCCGCGCTTACCCGCACCTCACCGCGACCGTGTACGATTTGCCGTTCGTGTGCGAGCAGACCAAGGTGCGGATCGCCGAGGCGGGTCTCGGCCATCGGATCGCGTGCGTGGGGGGAGATTTCTTCGCCGACGACGAACTGCCCGGCGAGCACGACGCGGCCTTGTTGTCATCGGTCATGCACGATTGGAGCGAGGCCGAGGATCTCACCATCCTGCGCAAAGCGCGTGCGGCATTGCCTGCCGGCGGCGCCATCCTGATCAGCGAGCTGCTGATGGACGACGACCGCTCCGGTCCCGCCCCGGCGGCCATGTTCAACCTGCTGATGCTGGTCGAAACGCAACGCGGTCGCAACTACACGGGCGCCCAGTACGAGCGTTGGTTGCGCGAAGTCGGTTGCCATGAGGTGGTTCGCATCCCCGTCAAGGGCATCAGCGCCAATGCCGTGGTCGTCGGTACGGTGCGCTAGCCGCGATGTGATCATCCTGGGGGCGGGACCTGCGGGCTTGCTGCTGGCCAATGCACTGCAGCAGGCCGGTGTGGACTGCCTCGTCGCGGAACGGCGAAGCCGCGAGCACATCGAAAACAGGGCACGGGGTGGTGCCGTGGAGCACCGCACGGTCTTGGCCCTGGAGCGATTCGGGCTTGCCGCGGGGCTCAGGGCCCATGGCTCGGTGCACGACGGCTGCGAGTTCCGCACCGAGGAAGGCGCCTTCCTCGTGCCGTGCGCCGAGTACACGGGAGGCATCGGGCACGTCGTGTACCCACAGCAGCTGCTGGTCCGCGACTTGGTGGAGGCTTACCTCGCCCGCGGTGGCAAGCTGCTGTTCCAAACCGAAGCCGAGTCGGTCACCGCGCACGGCGACGAATCGGCCACCGTGATCCTCCGCTCCTCGGCGGGCCGCTCCGAGCACCGATGCGCGGTGGTGGCAGGATGCGACGGGCGGCATGGGGCGGCCCGGATGGGATGGCCCGGGAGCGACAGCACGCGAAGCTATCCCTACCGCTGGCTAACCCTGTTGGCCGAGGCTCCGGCGTCGGCGCCGCGGCTCGTCTACGCGCTGCACCGGGATGGATTTGCCGGGCAGATGCCGCGCACGCGACACCAGACGCGTTACTACCTCCAATACCGCGCGGAGGATCGCCCGCTCGACTGGAGCGACGAGCACGTGTGGGACCGTTTGCGGACGCGGCTCTCCACCACCGGGAGTGCGCCG
It includes:
- a CDS encoding tryptophan 7-halogenase, encoding MSHPTEQRRRVLIVGGGPAGSTAAALLARNGFDVVLLEREHFPRYHIGESLLASCLSILRLSGAFDKVAAAGFQIKRGSLIQWENDEWLLDWRKLVAPDAWSWQVDRATYDDILLRNAAEQGATIVEGATVRRVIFDGDRPTAVEWIRDDDKDAVRMTTFDFLIDASGRAGVLAKRHFDMRTPHELFQNVGIWGYWTGSRLLPHSPEGAINIVSTADGWYWIIPLAGDRRSVGFVAHKRRFIENRARYGSLEDYYLDLMKGHDGVRALLEGARFEGQVRVEQDYSYVSERFCGPGYALIGDAACFLDPLLSTGVHLAQYSAMVGSAAIATLLRGEMPEQEALAFFDYTYRRAYSRMLVLVARMYREYMGADDYFGRSEQLVHAEGRGERPVQAFTQIITGLTDVREASGTSSRVTTEAIVEAAHGAKDETAKSSLSYLCGIDMSPVWDIWRDPLGPDTAMGNIRITAEPRLGLYRETAP
- a CDS encoding acetylserotonin O-methyltransferase, with amino-acid sequence MSDFAAVPSVNPRALMELSSGFFAAKTLAAAVELNLFGLLSERGGLTIEELANERDIHPRPAEMLLSGCASLGLLVTDGQRFVNSPLAAEYLVPGGRYYFGDYITMLDQRVYPGWMKLSEGLRRNAPTTWDPRERPSLFDPRDPDMMRTFWRGMHSMSVFTARALGDAYDFTRVRRLLDIGGGGAAYTIELCRAYPHLTATVYDLPFVCEQTKVRIAEAGLGHRIACVGGDFFADDELPGEHDAALLSSVMHDWSEAEDLTILRKARAALPAGGAILISELLMDDDRSGPAPAAMFNLLMLVETQRGRNYTGAQYERWLREVGCHEVVRIPVKGISANAVVVGTVR
- a CDS encoding 4-hydroxybenzoate 3-monooxygenase, which produces MIILGAGPAGLLLANALQQAGVDCLVAERRSREHIENRARGGAVEHRTVLALERFGLAAGLRAHGSVHDGCEFRTEEGAFLVPCAEYTGGIGHVVYPQQLLVRDLVEAYLARGGKLLFQTEAESVTAHGDESATVILRSSAGRSEHRCAVVAGCDGRHGAARMGWPGSDSTRSYPYRWLTLLAEAPASAPRLVYALHRDGFAGQMPRTRHQTRYYLQYRAEDRPLDWSDEHVWDRLRTRLSTTGSAPVIPGRIVQRGLLTMDIRVTAPMQHGPLYLAGDAAHSVPPAGGKGLNLAIADAVELADAIVARFRRADGGRRLAEYSNTRLAPLWEALAFTDWLLYTINAPLDLPPGQAAFEHRLRTARLRALRDSPVLASWFAHAYVGAPVNSRSPRDPADAPSGAQW